The Candidatus Deferrimicrobium borealis region CGAACCTCTCCCAGGAGTATCCCTGGGGGATCTGGATCGGCTTCGACGTCGTGACGGGCGTCGCCTTCGCGGGAGGCGCGTACATCCTGACCTTCGCCGTGCACATCCTGAAGGTCAAGAAGTACGAGCCGATCGTGCGGGCGACCGTGCTGAACGGGTTTCTGGCCTACGTCTTCTACAGCGGCGCCCTCCTGCTCGACCTGGGACGCCCCTGGAACGTGGTCAACCCGATCATCGGGAACGCGTTCGGGTACGGGTCGGTGCTCTTCCTGGTCGCCTGGCACTTCCTCCTGTACACCCTCTGCCTGTTCGTCGAGGTCTGCCCCGCGATCACCGAGTGGCTGCAATGGGTCAAGGCGCGGCGGATCATCCAGAAGATGACCACCGCCACGATCATCCTGGGCGTGACGCTGTCCACGCTGCACCAGGCGGGGCTGGGCGGCCTGTTCCTCACGGCGCCCTCGAAGATCCATCCGCTGTGGTATTCGTCCAACATCCCGGTCCTGTTCTTCATCTCGAGCATGTTCGCGGGATTCTCGCTGATCATCATCGAGAGCATGTTCACGCACAAGGTGTTCTCCGACCGGCTCGACGAATCCCATCGGGCGTCCCACGACAAGATCCTCCTCGGCCTCGCGAAGGGTTCGGCCAGCGTCATGGCCGCCTACCTGTTCCTGAAAGTGATCGACCTGACGCACGGCCACCAGCTGGGGCTGCTCCTCACCCCGATGGGGCTCTGGTACCTGGTCGAGGTCGCCGGCTTCACCCTGCTCCCCCTGGTCCTCTACGTCGTCGCCATCCGGCGGCAAAGCGTGCGGCTCGTCCAGGTGACCGCGTTCCTCACGGCCTTCGGCGTGATCCTGAACCGGATGAACATCTCCGTGATCGCGTTCAAGTGGTACGAGGCGGTGCGGTACTACCCGTCCTGGATGGAGATCTGGGTCACGCTGGCGGTCATCAGCATGGAACTCTGGGTGTTCCAGTGGGTCATCAACCGGATGCCGATCCTCGGGGCGCACCCGGACTTCAAGACGGAAGAGGAAACCCTCAAAAACCTTGACGGCGCGGAGGTAGTGCGATGGAAGGTTTCAGCCTCGTAGACATCTATTCGACGAAGGGGATCGAATACCTGATCGCCGCGGTATTCTTCTTCGGGTTCCTGGCCCTGCAGGGGTACATCCTGACCTCCGCCCCCGGGCGAAGAAAGGGCGACGGAATGCTCGGCGGCCTTCCGGCCTTGTTCCGCGTCCCCGACGGGTACGGCTTCCACCAGGGGCATACCTGGATGAAGGCGGACCTGATGAGCCCCAACCGCCAGCGATTGGTGAAGGTCGGGCTGGACGACTTCGCGCAGAAGCTCATCGGCAGGGTGGACGCCGTCGAGCTCCCCGCGGTCGGCTCCCGTCTCACGCAGGGGGACAAGGGGTGGAGCCTCAAGGTGGATTCCGAGGCGATCCCGATGCTGTCGCCGGTGGATGGAGAGGTCGTGGCGGTGAACCAGGAGGTTCTCCGGTCCCCCGGGATCCTGAGCCGCGACCCGTACGGTGCCGGCTGGCTGCTCAAGGTGAACTCCGACCGGATCGCGGCGGACAACCGGAACCTTCTTACGGGGAAGCTGGCAAGGGCCTGGATGGAGACCTCGCTGGAAAACCTCCACCCGACCCGTCAGGACGCCGTGGGGCCGGTGATGCAGGACGGCGGTCTGCCGGTGGAAGGGATCGCGCGGGTCCTGGGCGGCGACCGGTGGGCGGAGTTGGCGAAGACGCATCTGCTGACGGACGGAGGGTAACGCGGAACGGGGGGCACCACCGCGACTTGCGCGGTGGGTGCCCCGACACCCCGGAGTAGGGATACGGAGAGCGATCCGCACGCTCTCCGTATCTTAGCAGCCCCCAAGTGGAACCGTATCCGAAACGATCCCCCGAACCCGATCCGTCGGAACGTGCTCCCGCGAAGTGGAATCCGCCCGTCCACCTGTCATAATGAAGAGAACGGGACGCGGTTCTTCCTCAGGACGGGCCGGCGGAATCGCCCGCGCGTGCGCAGTTGAGCATGAAAGGAGTCCTCATCATGAAACAAGCCGCATATTGCCTCTTCGATACGCCACTGGGCGCCTGCGGGATCGCATGGAAAGAGCAGGAGACTTCCCGCATCCCGCCGGTAGTGACGTTCTTTCAGCTTCCCGAAGCGACAAGGAGCGTGACCGACACGAAAATTGCAGGAAGTTCCGGAGGCCGTAAAGCACGCGTGCCGCCGCCCCGCATTGCCGGGATCATCAAGAGAGTTCAGAAGCATTTCCACGGGGATGTACAAGACTTTCTGGACATCGTCGTTGACCTGGACGCCATGGGCCCCTTTGCACGACAAGTGTACGAAACGGTCCGAAAAATCCCGCCAGGACGGACCAAGTCCTACGGCGAGCTTGCGACGGACATGAACCGGCCCACCGCTGCCCGTGCGGTCGGACAGGCCCTGGGAAGGAATCCGATCCCTCTCATCATCCCCTGTCACCGGGTCCTTGCGAGGGGCAAGAGACCGGGGGGATTTTCCGCCCACGGAGGAGTGGAGACGAAAACGAAGATGCTCGAGATCGAGGGGGCAACCGGATCGTCCTGTCACCGAGGCCCGTACGGAAAAGGGCCGCCCGCGAAATTCCGCAAGCGGCCCTGATGTTGTCGTGGCTCCCCAAATGTTCCGGTCTGCTAACCGCCGGGTGGACCCCAAGGTCTGGTTTCGGGTCGTCCATCTCACTCAGGAAATGACCAGGGAGCGAACGTTACGAGCTAGAATTTGACGGTGACTCCCGCGATCCCGGCAAAATCCGGCTCGGGCTTTGTGATGCCGAATTTGAGCCCCAGGCTGAGGTCGACGTTCTCGTTCAGGGTATAGACGGCTCCGGCCAGTGCATAGGCGGGTATCGTGCTGTCCGCCTTGTCCGGGTTGGTCGATGCCCCCACGTCGCACCCCAGTTTCAACCCCTCGAGAACCTCGTACGTCGCGAGGGCCGAAAGGCTCCAGATGTTGCTCCTGCTGGCGTCACGGTCCGCCGCAGAGCCGTAATCGTTGAAGAAATACCCCACGTTCAAGCTGACGGCAAGCGCTTCGTGTTCCTTGGTGAAAATGAGCCATCCACCGTAGGAAGCGGTATGGTCATCGCTTGTTCCGCCCACGACATACGAGTACCCGACCAGGGGTTTCACCGTGATTTGGTACCCCGTCGTTTCGTTTTTGTATAACCGCCATTTCGCGCTGAGGGTGAAAAGAGCGCTACCGGGGTCGTTCGAGGAGGCGCCGTCCACGGTAACCTGGCCCCATTCCCTCGCGAACCCGAGGGTCAGGTCGAGCGGATCGGCCACCCCGTA contains the following coding sequences:
- a CDS encoding transporter, whose translation is MGTVIFAASLMVMSPGFAFAGLPFITDDAGTLGKGTSQVELVYVGSTDKETVDGSDVKADMNLPGATFGYGVADPLDLTLGFAREWGQVTVDGASSNDPGSALFTLSAKWRLYKNETTGYQITVKPLVGYSYVVGGTSDDHTASYGGWLIFTKEHEALAVSLNVGYFFNDYGSAADRDASRSNIWSLSALATYEVLEGLKLGCDVGASTNPDKADSTIPAYALAGAVYTLNENVDLSLGLKFGITKPEPDFAGIAGVTVKF
- a CDS encoding glycine cleavage system protein H, whose amino-acid sequence is MEGFSLVDIYSTKGIEYLIAAVFFFGFLALQGYILTSAPGRRKGDGMLGGLPALFRVPDGYGFHQGHTWMKADLMSPNRQRLVKVGLDDFAQKLIGRVDAVELPAVGSRLTQGDKGWSLKVDSEAIPMLSPVDGEVVAVNQEVLRSPGILSRDPYGAGWLLKVNSDRIAADNRNLLTGKLARAWMETSLENLHPTRQDAVGPVMQDGGLPVEGIARVLGGDRWAELAKTHLLTDGG
- the hybB gene encoding Ni/Fe-hydrogenase cytochrome b subunit; this translates as MKSNVTPMPIPGQAAAPDTGTLKGFLRFLWQELKPRGKLLTPFNVITGLLILGGIVIIAIRLVKGLGAVTNLSQEYPWGIWIGFDVVTGVAFAGGAYILTFAVHILKVKKYEPIVRATVLNGFLAYVFYSGALLLDLGRPWNVVNPIIGNAFGYGSVLFLVAWHFLLYTLCLFVEVCPAITEWLQWVKARRIIQKMTTATIILGVTLSTLHQAGLGGLFLTAPSKIHPLWYSSNIPVLFFISSMFAGFSLIIIESMFTHKVFSDRLDESHRASHDKILLGLAKGSASVMAAYLFLKVIDLTHGHQLGLLLTPMGLWYLVEVAGFTLLPLVLYVVAIRRQSVRLVQVTAFLTAFGVILNRMNISVIAFKWYEAVRYYPSWMEIWVTLAVISMELWVFQWVINRMPILGAHPDFKTEEETLKNLDGAEVVRWKVSAS
- a CDS encoding MGMT family protein; protein product: MGPFARQVYETVRKIPPGRTKSYGELATDMNRPTAARAVGQALGRNPIPLIIPCHRVLARGKRPGGFSAHGGVETKTKMLEIEGATGSSCHRGPYGKGPPAKFRKRP